CTCGAAGAAGGAGAAGGCGTCGGTCACGATCCGTCGCGTCCTGGACGGCGCCAAGAAGGTTGGTCTGCGCTTCGGACCGGTCGGCCACGCGCAGTTCCTCCATACCAAGAAAGAGCTTCGCGGCTGCACGCTCGTGGACATCTCGGCGCACGTCGACGAAGTGCAGCGCTCGCGCGACGCGGCCGAGCTGAAAGACCAGCGCAAGGCCTGTCTCATTGCCGCGCGCGCGGCCAAGGCGGTGCCGACCATGTGCGACGAGGGGATGACCGAGATCGATCTGCTCGCCGAGATCATCTTCCACATGGCCGGGCAGGGCGCGGAGGGCCACGGGATGGTCGCCTTCGGCACGCACACCTCGTATCCGCACGTAATCACCAGCGGGCGGCGGCTCAAGAAGGGCGACTATGTCATGGTCGACTTCGGCTGCAACGTGGGCGGCGTCGGATCCGACATCACGCGGACGTTCGTCTTCGGCCAAGCCTCGGCCAAGCAGAACGCCGTCTACAACGAGGTCTGGAAGGCCTGTCAGCTCAGCTTCGACCTGATCGAGAAGAAGAAAGACGTGCGCGCCATCAACACGGCGATCAACGAGCTTTTCGACAAGGACGGCTATGGGCCGTTCATCCACTCGGTCGGCCACGGGCTGGGCATTTTCGGCGGCGCGTTTCATATCGTGCCGGGCGCGGTCGTCACCATCGAGCCGGGCATCTATATTCCCGGCTTCGGCGGCGTGCGCATCGAGGACGATATCGTGATCACCAAGCCCGGCAAGTACGAGTTGCTCACCGGCGCCAGCCCACGCTCGAAGCTCATCGAGATCTGACCAGACCACGGGGAACACGGAGCGGTGTCGTCCTATGACGGGTGATGAGAGTGCCGGGGCCCGGACGGAGTTCGGCGACGAGGTCCGGCGGATCTGGGATCGCAACGCCGAGTGGTGGGACGACCGGATCGGCGACGGCAATGCCTACCAGATCGAGCTGATCGAGCCGGCGCAGGAGCGGCTGATCAGGATCGAGTCCGGGACAACGATCCTCGATATCGCCTGCGGCGCGGGGCGCTTCTCACGCCGGATGGCCGAGCTGGGCGGGCACGTGGTCGCCTTCGACTTCAGCGAGCGCTTCATCGCGCGCGCCAAGCAGCGCACGCCGGCTGAGATGACGAACGTGGAGTACCACGTTGCTGACGCGACGGACGAGGCGGAGCTTCTCAAGTTCGGTGCTCAGCGCTTCGATGGCGCTGTGGCGACGATCGCGCTCATGGACATTGCCGACGTCGGGCCCCTATT
This window of the Verrucomicrobiota bacterium genome carries:
- a CDS encoding class I SAM-dependent methyltransferase, which gives rise to MTGDESAGARTEFGDEVRRIWDRNAEWWDDRIGDGNAYQIELIEPAQERLIRIESGTTILDIACGAGRFSRRMAELGGHVVAFDFSERFIARAKQRTPAEMTNVEYHVADATDEAELLKFGAQRFDGAVATIALMDIADVGPLFRALARLLKPGGWFVFSVLHPCFQGAQRRLFTEMDDDGEGRITFRSGVAIMQYLTPRAHLGEGIMGQPEPHYYFTRPLSVLFAAGFESGFVLDGLIESAFEPGRGDGRSVTSKNMPEIPVILAARMRLT
- a CDS encoding aminopeptidase P family protein, producing MANTVHQARLRRLFRKLDGVADAVLMEGDESLLRWLTGVREGMAIATKKGVTMVAHPMFAEACGESGWPVVVFSKKEKASVTIRRVLDGAKKVGLRFGPVGHAQFLHTKKELRGCTLVDISAHVDEVQRSRDAAELKDQRKACLIAARAAKAVPTMCDEGMTEIDLLAEIIFHMAGQGAEGHGMVAFGTHTSYPHVITSGRRLKKGDYVMVDFGCNVGGVGSDITRTFVFGQASAKQNAVYNEVWKACQLSFDLIEKKKDVRAINTAINELFDKDGYGPFIHSVGHGLGIFGGAFHIVPGAVVTIEPGIYIPGFGGVRIEDDIVITKPGKYELLTGASPRSKLIEI